A part of Penaeus vannamei isolate JL-2024 chromosome 1, ASM4276789v1, whole genome shotgun sequence genomic DNA contains:
- the LOC138866297 gene encoding RNA-binding protein 12-like yields MVSAVLLSAFVAVAAAFPQAHPGPAHPGPAHPGPAHPGPAHAFPAHVSPNHPTLAAHVSPLAPNQGAHAFPAHVSPNHPTLAAHVSPLAPNQGAHAFPAHVSPNHPTLAAHVSPLAPNQGAHAFAAHVSPLAPNQAAHPLPPGVDPACAGKYPFCD; encoded by the exons ATGGTATCTGCG GTTCTCCTCAGCGCGTTCGTGGCGGTGGCTGCGGCCTTCCCCCAGGCCCACCCCGGTCCTGCCCACCCTGGCCCCGCCCACCCTGGTCCAGCCCACCCCGGTCCAGCCCACGCCTTCCCCGCCCACGTCAGCCCCAACCACCCAACTCTGGCCGCCCACGTCAGCCCACTCGCCCCTAACCAGGGTGCCCACGCCTTCCCCGCCCACGTCAGCCCCAACCACCCAACTCTGGCCGCCCACGTCAGCCCACTCGCCCCTAACCAGGGTGCCCACGCCTTCCCCGCCCACGTCAGCCCCAACCACCCAACTCTGGCCGCCCACGTCAGCCCACTCGCCCCTAACCAGGGTGCCCACGCCTTCGCCGCCCACGTCAGCCCACTGGCTCCCAATCAGgccgcccacccactcccccccggCGTGGATCCTGCCTGCGCTGGAAAATACCCATTCTGTGATTAA